From the Natronococcus sp. AD-5 genome, one window contains:
- a CDS encoding heparinase II/III domain-containing protein yields the protein MTGNRRGANSGSWYDEKLCEVAGRVVESDVSRRSVLTTTGAGILGSLVAGTAAADDGSGTRNAKTRTTIWTEEMRENARRNVERFDWAAAERDAAVASADEYLEEHTLDDLWHMVTSQKIPRGGGVAGFREDTMGGYDDPGTDRPWKMRTATEEYVVPTNDFAAYRESGLDDRGMFDPALADDQYLVNEEHPEMGEGWGVDDGTGWIDEDGDIGSPGERMNFVAFYNHWHVWRPGGILRIVRALTDAYLLTGARKCSRAGTVLLDRIADVYPEMDVSAYVQPDYWNNHGGRQTGRVIGGSWEPNLVRDLLRAYDAFFPGMDGDDELIAFLDAKTEKFPGLEEKDSVEKIRENIEDNFVREMLPAAKNSDLVPGRGQLSTVAISARVLDEPDGYTKDAIEFVFQPGGERFVGDVWNREPENWITTGGDLLVPVVDVWDRDGYSNEAAPLYNRIEMSSIRQVAEALKGYDAFDGADLYQHPKFRHALRQNSHLLLIDQHTPEIGDTHPNQDDNYLSQSAIEDGYEVTGDEIFAQLWHFANGYSTAGIDGDVFDANPGGISDEIEAIVDAEGPLDLPSQNLAGYGFAALRDGENYLDESFGITYDFSNLFADASTEVDDSFDEAIQLNADDDGEWWEFEFDVDAAGEYDLEIETLFVSTYGTYDLYVNGERIDVVDFYSPTFDRETIAYATELAEGSNTIRFENVGRNEASGGYRMAVYYLELFDADDRERRERAAALGNAKRAFWLYYGRNSINGGGSAHNHGDTLNLGVAAHGLQLSPDLGYPEATGSWPKRRNWTANTISHNTVTVDGERQDPQWVGDPRHFEGSDDRVNLIDVDARHAYEQCDEYRRTTAMVTVDEEHSYAVDFFRVAGGDDHHFSFHGAKGEASADGIDLVPQDGGTYAGEDVPKPGYGEDTEYNRTVGSGFNYLDNVERDADPGRTVAIDWDVEDHWNDRDDDADGVHLRLTTFGEFDEVALADGHPPDLGGNPESLRYALLHRSGADLESTFLSTIEHYDGDRVVESVEEVAVSGGDGRAVKVDLATGRTDYVVCTDGEESTVTVDGTFEFRGFFGLYSVEDGESEYAYVHDGTLLKPVDGQPVIQESQGFVRGFVEDFTRGMRLENELELRVPDERPALEERISDFVYVDNDASDSWRGDRYEEHQPIEERDQRGVGNGAYPVEGVTVGDGNEVTVDVGERTFVRQFADPDRLEEGGYEYIVDVGEDVKIPLTAAWSQT from the coding sequence ATGACAGGCAACAGGAGGGGTGCGAATAGCGGTAGCTGGTACGACGAGAAACTGTGCGAGGTAGCCGGTCGTGTCGTCGAGAGCGACGTCTCGCGCCGGTCCGTGCTCACGACGACGGGCGCGGGGATCCTTGGGAGTCTCGTCGCCGGGACCGCCGCGGCGGACGACGGGTCCGGGACGCGCAACGCGAAGACGCGAACGACGATCTGGACCGAGGAGATGCGCGAGAACGCCCGCCGCAACGTCGAGCGCTTCGACTGGGCGGCCGCCGAACGCGACGCCGCCGTCGCGAGCGCCGACGAGTACCTCGAAGAGCACACGCTGGACGACCTCTGGCACATGGTCACGTCGCAGAAGATTCCCCGCGGAGGCGGCGTCGCCGGATTCCGCGAGGATACGATGGGCGGTTACGACGACCCGGGAACGGACCGGCCGTGGAAGATGCGGACGGCGACGGAGGAGTACGTCGTGCCGACGAACGACTTCGCCGCCTACCGCGAGAGCGGCCTCGACGACCGCGGAATGTTCGATCCGGCTCTCGCGGACGACCAGTACCTCGTCAACGAGGAACACCCCGAGATGGGCGAGGGCTGGGGCGTCGACGACGGTACGGGGTGGATCGACGAAGACGGCGACATCGGCTCGCCGGGCGAGCGGATGAATTTCGTCGCCTTCTACAACCACTGGCACGTCTGGCGCCCCGGCGGGATTCTCCGGATCGTGCGGGCGCTCACCGACGCGTACCTGCTCACCGGCGCCCGGAAATGCTCCCGGGCGGGGACCGTCCTGCTCGATCGCATCGCCGACGTCTACCCGGAGATGGACGTCTCGGCGTACGTGCAACCCGACTACTGGAACAACCACGGCGGACGGCAGACGGGTCGCGTGATCGGCGGTAGCTGGGAGCCGAACCTCGTCCGTGACCTTCTCCGGGCGTACGACGCGTTCTTCCCGGGGATGGACGGCGACGACGAACTGATCGCGTTCCTCGACGCGAAGACCGAGAAATTTCCCGGCCTCGAGGAGAAAGATTCCGTCGAGAAGATCCGCGAGAACATCGAGGACAACTTCGTTCGCGAGATGCTGCCGGCGGCGAAGAACTCCGATCTGGTTCCCGGTCGCGGTCAACTCTCGACGGTGGCGATCTCCGCGCGCGTCCTGGACGAACCCGACGGCTACACGAAAGACGCCATCGAGTTCGTCTTTCAGCCGGGCGGGGAACGGTTCGTCGGCGACGTCTGGAACCGCGAACCCGAGAACTGGATCACGACCGGCGGCGACCTCCTCGTGCCGGTCGTCGACGTCTGGGACCGCGACGGCTACTCCAACGAGGCCGCGCCGCTGTACAACCGCATCGAGATGTCGTCGATTCGCCAGGTGGCGGAGGCGCTGAAGGGGTACGACGCCTTCGACGGCGCCGACCTCTACCAGCACCCGAAGTTCCGGCACGCGCTCCGACAGAACTCCCACCTGCTCCTGATCGATCAACACACACCCGAAATCGGCGACACCCATCCGAATCAGGACGACAACTACCTCAGCCAGTCCGCCATCGAAGACGGTTACGAAGTCACGGGCGACGAGATTTTCGCCCAGCTGTGGCACTTCGCGAACGGGTACTCGACGGCGGGAATCGACGGCGACGTCTTCGACGCCAACCCGGGAGGGATCAGCGACGAGATCGAAGCGATCGTCGACGCCGAGGGGCCGCTCGATCTCCCCAGCCAGAACTTGGCCGGCTACGGCTTCGCCGCCCTTCGCGACGGGGAGAACTACCTGGACGAATCGTTCGGGATCACGTACGACTTCTCGAACCTGTTCGCGGACGCGTCGACGGAGGTCGACGACAGCTTCGACGAAGCCATCCAGCTCAACGCGGACGACGACGGCGAGTGGTGGGAGTTCGAGTTCGACGTCGACGCGGCCGGCGAGTACGACCTCGAGATCGAGACGCTGTTCGTCTCGACCTACGGCACTTACGACCTGTACGTCAACGGCGAGCGGATCGACGTCGTCGACTTCTACAGCCCGACGTTCGACCGCGAGACGATCGCGTACGCGACGGAGCTGGCGGAAGGAAGCAATACGATCCGCTTCGAGAACGTCGGGCGGAACGAAGCGTCGGGCGGCTATCGAATGGCCGTCTACTACCTCGAGCTCTTCGACGCCGACGATCGCGAGCGCAGAGAGCGGGCGGCGGCGCTCGGCAACGCGAAACGGGCCTTCTGGCTCTACTACGGTCGTAACAGCATCAACGGCGGCGGAAGCGCTCACAACCACGGCGATACGCTGAATCTGGGCGTCGCGGCGCACGGTCTCCAGCTCTCGCCCGACCTCGGATACCCCGAGGCGACCGGAAGCTGGCCCAAGCGACGCAACTGGACGGCGAACACGATCAGTCACAACACCGTAACGGTCGACGGGGAACGGCAGGATCCCCAGTGGGTCGGCGATCCGCGCCACTTCGAGGGAAGCGACGACCGAGTGAACCTGATCGACGTCGACGCGCGACACGCGTACGAGCAGTGTGACGAGTATCGCCGCACGACGGCGATGGTCACGGTCGACGAGGAACACTCCTACGCCGTCGACTTCTTCCGCGTCGCCGGCGGCGACGACCACCACTTTAGCTTTCACGGCGCGAAAGGCGAGGCGAGCGCCGACGGCATCGACCTCGTCCCCCAGGACGGCGGCACGTACGCCGGCGAGGACGTCCCCAAACCCGGCTACGGCGAGGATACCGAGTACAATCGGACCGTCGGCAGCGGCTTCAACTACCTCGACAACGTCGAACGCGACGCCGACCCCGGCCGAACGGTCGCGATCGACTGGGACGTCGAGGATCACTGGAACGATCGCGACGACGACGCCGACGGCGTCCACCTTCGGCTGACCACCTTCGGCGAGTTCGACGAAGTCGCGCTCGCCGACGGCCATCCGCCCGACCTCGGCGGTAATCCCGAGTCGCTCCGATACGCGTTGTTGCACCGCAGCGGCGCCGACCTCGAGAGCACGTTCCTCTCGACGATCGAGCACTACGACGGCGACCGCGTCGTCGAATCGGTCGAGGAGGTCGCCGTGTCCGGCGGCGACGGTCGCGCCGTCAAAGTCGACCTCGCGACCGGGCGAACCGACTACGTCGTCTGCACTGACGGAGAAGAGAGCACAGTCACCGTCGACGGGACGTTCGAGTTCCGCGGCTTCTTCGGCCTCTACTCGGTCGAAGACGGCGAGTCGGAGTACGCGTACGTCCACGACGGAACGTTGCTCAAGCCCGTCGACGGTCAGCCAGTGATTCAGGAATCGCAGGGATTCGTCCGCGGGTTCGTCGAGGACTTCACGCGAGGGATGCGCCTCGAGAACGAACTCGAACTCCGGGTTCCGGACGAGCGACCGGCGCTCGAGGAACGCATCTCGGATTTCGTCTACGTCGACAACGACGCGTCCGATAGCTGGCGCGGCGACCGCTACGAGGAGCACCAGCCGATCGAAGAGCGAGACCAGCGAGGGGTGGGCAACGGTGCATACCCCGTCGAAGGCGTAACCGTCGGGGACGGAAACGAAGTGACCGTCGACGTCGGCGAGCGAACGTTCGTCCGGCAGTTCGCCGATCCGGATCGACTCGAAGAGGGCGGGTACGAGTACATCGTCGACGTCGGCGAAGACGTCAAAATCCCGCTGACTGCGGCCTGGTCGCAGACGTAG
- a CDS encoding heparinase II/III domain-containing protein, which produces MSRNEWSGKRSDRYDEQSAVTDRAIDVEVSRRSLLAATGGGILAGLTAGAGTASADSDAFNAKSRLTLWTEEMRENARRNVERYDWAATERDSAVGSADEYLEEHTLDDLWHMVTSQKIPRGGGTTHFRQLMGWSWTGVGIDRALDRPWKMRTATEEYVVPTNDFAAYRESGLDDRGMFDPALADDQYLVNEEHPEMGEGWGVDDGTGWIDEDGDIGDEGQRMNFAAYYNHWYVWRPGGILRIVEALADAYLLTGDRKYSRAGTVLLDRIADVYPEMTIYDYPDPEYWNSTGGRGTGKVIGATWESNLMRPIIQAYDAFFPGMDGDDELIAFLDAKTDEYPGLEGKDSVEKIRKNIEDGILREVLPAAENSDIILESGGYSALAQSARVLDEPDGYTREAIEWIFQPGKEKFVGDQWDEEPENWITTGGNILAPLVDVVDRDGYNNRGSPMYNRIRQTSFREAADHLQGYDGFDGADLYQHPKFRQTLRQNTHLLLLDRYVPEIGNAHPNRNADYLSTSSIEAGYQATGRDIFAQLWHFVNGYSTVGIRGSIFDADPEGVADEIRAVIDAEGPLDLPSQNLAGYGFAALRDGTNYLNRSFGTIYDTSELFAEASTDVNDSFDEAIQLQAYEEGEWWEFEFEADASDEYDLEIETLFVSTYGIYDLYINGERIDTVDFYSPSFDRDTITYTVELPEGTNTMRWENVGKNEESDNYLMALYYLTLIDESERENREAASELGNAKRAFWLYYGRNDITYHNHSDTLNVGVAAHELELSPDLGYVEATGDWPKGHNWTMNTVSHNTVVVDEEEQHTQWVSTPRHFDGADDRVNLVDVEAPHVYPQADEYRRTLATVAVDEEHSYAVDFFRVAGGDDHHFSFHGAKGEASADGVDLVPQDGGTYAGEDVPKPGYGEDTEYNREVGNGFNYLDNVERDADPGRTVAIDWDVEDHWNRRDDDADGVHVRLTTFGEFDEVALADGHPPQHSGNPETLRYALAHRSGADLKSTFVSTIEHYDGDRVVESVEEVDAIGGDARAVKVELTTGRTDYVVCTFGEVSTVTVDETFSFRGFFGLYSVEDGEPEYAYVHDGTLLKPLDRSPLVRESAGYVRGFVEDFTRGMRLENELELRIPDDKDEIDRNAGFVYVDNDDSDPWRGRPDLQIPAISEPRGRGNGAYPIENFEVGGGNTVTVDVGERTFVRQFDDPDELEDGGYEYIIERNNDVRIPLTATWSRE; this is translated from the coding sequence ATGTCTCGCAATGAATGGAGCGGGAAGCGCAGTGACCGGTACGACGAGCAAAGTGCCGTAACCGACCGGGCGATCGATGTCGAGGTCTCGAGACGATCCCTGCTGGCGGCGACCGGCGGAGGGATCCTCGCGGGCCTCACCGCCGGGGCGGGAACGGCCTCCGCCGATTCGGACGCATTCAACGCGAAGAGCCGTCTGACGCTCTGGACCGAGGAAATGCGCGAGAACGCCCGCCGCAACGTCGAGCGCTACGACTGGGCAGCAACCGAACGCGACAGTGCGGTCGGAAGCGCCGACGAGTACCTCGAAGAGCACACGCTGGACGACCTCTGGCACATGGTCACGTCGCAGAAGATTCCGCGCGGCGGCGGGACAACTCACTTTCGCCAATTGATGGGGTGGAGTTGGACCGGCGTCGGGATCGATCGCGCTCTCGACCGGCCGTGGAAGATGCGGACGGCGACGGAGGAGTACGTCGTGCCAACGAACGACTTCGCCGCCTACCGCGAGAGCGGCCTCGACGACCGCGGAATGTTCGATCCGGCTCTCGCGGACGACCAGTACCTCGTCAACGAGGAACACCCCGAGATGGGCGAGGGCTGGGGCGTCGACGACGGCACGGGGTGGATCGACGAAGACGGCGATATCGGTGACGAAGGCCAGCGGATGAACTTCGCCGCGTACTACAACCATTGGTACGTCTGGCGCCCCGGCGGAATCCTTCGGATCGTCGAGGCGCTCGCCGACGCCTACCTGCTCACCGGCGACCGGAAGTACTCCCGGGCGGGAACCGTCCTGCTCGATCGCATCGCCGACGTCTACCCGGAGATGACCATCTACGACTATCCGGATCCCGAGTACTGGAACAGCACCGGCGGACGCGGAACCGGCAAGGTGATCGGCGCGACGTGGGAGTCGAACCTGATGCGCCCGATCATCCAGGCCTACGACGCGTTCTTCCCGGGAATGGACGGCGACGACGAACTGATCGCGTTTCTCGACGCGAAGACCGACGAGTACCCCGGTCTCGAGGGAAAGGATTCCGTCGAGAAGATCCGCAAGAACATCGAGGACGGGATCCTCCGGGAGGTACTCCCGGCGGCGGAAAACTCGGACATCATCCTCGAGAGCGGCGGGTACAGCGCGCTCGCACAGTCCGCGCGCGTGCTGGACGAACCCGACGGCTACACGCGGGAGGCGATCGAGTGGATCTTCCAGCCCGGCAAGGAGAAGTTCGTCGGCGACCAGTGGGACGAAGAGCCCGAGAACTGGATCACCACCGGCGGAAACATCCTCGCGCCGCTGGTCGACGTCGTCGACCGGGACGGCTACAACAACAGGGGCTCCCCGATGTACAACCGGATCCGGCAGACCTCGTTCCGGGAAGCCGCGGACCACCTCCAGGGGTACGACGGGTTCGACGGTGCCGACCTCTATCAGCACCCGAAGTTCCGACAGACGCTCCGACAGAACACGCACCTGCTGCTCCTCGATCGGTACGTTCCCGAGATCGGAAACGCCCATCCGAATCGGAACGCGGACTACCTCTCTACGAGCTCGATCGAGGCGGGCTATCAGGCGACCGGACGGGATATCTTCGCGCAACTCTGGCACTTCGTAAACGGCTACTCAACGGTGGGGATCCGCGGGTCGATCTTCGACGCGGATCCCGAGGGAGTCGCCGACGAGATTCGGGCGGTGATCGACGCCGAGGGGCCGCTCGACCTGCCGAGTCAGAACCTCGCCGGCTACGGGTTCGCCGCGCTTCGCGACGGGACGAATTACCTGAACCGATCGTTCGGAACGATCTACGACACCTCCGAGCTGTTCGCCGAGGCGTCCACCGACGTCAACGACAGCTTCGACGAAGCCATCCAGCTCCAGGCCTACGAGGAAGGCGAGTGGTGGGAGTTCGAGTTCGAGGCCGACGCGAGCGACGAGTACGACCTCGAGATCGAGACGCTGTTCGTCTCGACGTACGGGATCTACGACCTGTATATCAACGGCGAGCGGATCGACACCGTCGACTTCTACAGCCCGTCGTTCGATCGCGACACGATTACGTACACGGTGGAACTGCCGGAGGGAACCAACACGATGCGGTGGGAGAACGTCGGGAAGAACGAGGAATCGGACAACTACCTGATGGCGCTGTACTACCTCACGCTGATCGACGAGAGCGAGCGCGAGAACAGGGAGGCCGCGTCCGAACTCGGCAACGCGAAACGGGCCTTCTGGCTCTACTACGGTCGCAACGATATCACGTATCACAACCACAGCGACACGCTGAACGTCGGCGTCGCCGCGCACGAACTCGAGCTCTCGCCCGATCTGGGATACGTCGAAGCCACCGGCGACTGGCCGAAGGGACACAACTGGACGATGAATACGGTGAGTCACAACACCGTCGTGGTCGACGAGGAGGAACAGCACACCCAGTGGGTTTCGACTCCTCGACACTTCGACGGCGCGGACGATCGGGTCAACCTCGTCGACGTCGAAGCGCCGCACGTCTATCCGCAAGCCGACGAGTACCGGCGGACGCTCGCGACGGTCGCGGTCGACGAGGAACACTCCTACGCCGTCGACTTCTTCCGCGTCGCCGGCGGCGACGACCACCACTTCAGCTTCCACGGCGCGAAGGGAGAGGCGAGCGCCGACGGCGTCGACCTCGTCCCCCAGGACGGCGGCACGTACGCCGGCGAGGACGTCCCGAAGCCCGGCTACGGCGAAGACACGGAATACAACCGGGAGGTCGGTAACGGCTTCAACTACCTCGACAACGTCGAACGCGACGCCGACCCCGGCCGAACGGTCGCGATCGACTGGGACGTCGAGGACCACTGGAACCGCCGCGACGACGACGCCGACGGCGTCCACGTGCGACTGACCACCTTCGGCGAGTTCGACGAGGTCGCACTCGCGGACGGACACCCGCCACAGCACAGCGGCAACCCGGAAACGTTGCGGTACGCGCTGGCCCACCGCAGCGGCGCCGACCTGAAGAGCACGTTCGTCTCGACGATCGAGCACTACGACGGCGACCGCGTCGTCGAATCGGTCGAGGAGGTCGACGCGATCGGCGGCGACGCCCGCGCCGTCAAGGTCGAACTCACGACCGGGCGGACCGACTACGTCGTCTGCACCTTCGGGGAGGTGAGTACGGTCACGGTCGACGAGACGTTCTCGTTCCGCGGCTTCTTCGGCCTCTACTCGGTCGAAGACGGCGAGCCGGAGTACGCGTACGTCCACGACGGCACGCTGCTCAAACCCCTCGATCGATCCCCCCTCGTCCGGGAATCGGCCGGCTACGTCCGGGGATTCGTCGAGGACTTCACGCGGGGGATGCGTCTCGAGAACGAACTCGAACTCCGGATTCCCGACGATAAAGACGAGATCGATCGCAACGCCGGATTCGTCTACGTCGACAACGACGATTCCGATCCATGGCGAGGACGGCCCGACCTGCAGATCCCGGCGATCTCGGAACCGCGCGGCCGCGGCAACGGCGCGTATCCGATCGAGAACTTCGAGGTCGGCGGCGGGAACACGGTGACCGTCGACGTCGGCGAACGGACGTTCGTCCGGCAGTTCGACGATCCCGACGAACTCGAAGACGGGGGCTACGAGTACATCATCGAACGCAACAACGATGTCAGGATCCCGCTGACCGCGACCTGGTCGCGGGAGTAG
- a CDS encoding sugar phosphate isomerase/epimerase family protein, producing MQIGLCTISNRAASVESVIRDAGDAGYDGVEVWGKDHVGDGNPETCRSIRDAARAASVEIPVYGSYLRVGAPDFDDLLEREFEIARRLEADLIRVWAGSQEYGDHDDEHWDRAVEDLSRASRHAADRDLGVTVEKHANTLTNDGEGARRLVEAVDRENCRLNWQPAFSMAPDVLVEEAKDLAPISNNVHVQAVPERGSRDRCPLEAAFFDLERLLGIFKNAGFSGFVNVEFVDGDRPYRTAIEADLEYLRGASS from the coding sequence ATGCAGATCGGACTCTGTACGATTTCGAATCGGGCGGCGAGCGTCGAATCCGTGATCCGCGACGCCGGCGACGCGGGCTACGACGGCGTCGAAGTGTGGGGGAAAGACCACGTCGGGGACGGCAACCCGGAGACGTGTCGGTCGATCCGAGACGCCGCTCGAGCGGCGTCGGTCGAGATCCCCGTCTACGGCTCGTACCTGCGCGTCGGTGCGCCGGACTTCGATGACCTGCTCGAGCGGGAATTCGAGATCGCACGGCGGTTAGAGGCGGACCTGATCCGCGTCTGGGCCGGCAGCCAGGAGTACGGCGATCACGACGACGAGCACTGGGACCGGGCGGTGGAGGACCTCTCGAGGGCGAGTCGGCATGCGGCCGATCGCGACCTCGGCGTCACCGTCGAGAAGCACGCGAACACGCTCACGAACGACGGCGAGGGCGCGAGACGGCTCGTCGAGGCGGTCGACCGGGAGAACTGCCGGCTCAACTGGCAGCCCGCGTTCTCGATGGCCCCGGACGTGCTGGTCGAGGAGGCGAAGGATCTCGCGCCGATCTCGAACAACGTCCACGTACAGGCGGTTCCGGAACGAGGTTCCCGCGATCGCTGCCCGCTCGAGGCCGCGTTTTTCGACCTCGAGCGGCTGCTCGGGATCTTCAAGAACGCCGGCTTCTCCGGCTTCGTGAACGTCGAATTCGTCGACGGCGACCGCCCGTACCGGACGGCGATCGAGGCCGACCTCGAGTACCTTCGAGGCGCGTCGTCGTAG
- a CDS encoding alpha/beta hydrolase family protein, whose protein sequence is MRQFNENVDGYYDVENQLPRYLRRMAEPQFERGDERRAAIDSVSAAEAHRERVREHFFEAIGGLPEDRTDLNATRTGRLEYDGYAVETVIFESLPGFHVTTNVYVPDGASPAEPRPAVLFVCGHAATAKTADGYQKGCIDLARNGFVVLAVDPIGQGERHQFYDPETGSIPVSDDSRDYPRVNTREHTYLARQCAFARANVARYFVWDGIRALDYLESRPDVDADRLGVTGNSGGGMQTSYLMLADDRIAAAVPCCFITSKEAYMKTGQGQDGEQIVHRAIDRGPRYDDFLLAFAPKPALIGAAQSDFLCIEGTRQSYGRASRVYDRYDEGDALDLTVAESTHGFGPELREATVNWFRRHLLDEPPTFETADPATEDQERLECTDAGEVKDAFPDERTVVDLNREYANATAPGAATAPAVDNEAAYARRLRSRLVDRFDLERDRPELHPRTIQTGSEGDVTWEKVFFLSEREVVVTAIVVTADEEDTEEPLVLLLEEGTDEIEERRDVVASLARDHGTVVVADPRGVGGVRSRTVNTRQQNGGGYDDYHGTVNKLASDALMLGTSLLALQTFDVLRAVEYLRSRLDEEEIAIEGHGPWGIHALLAAVVEPSIRTVSAVEPFPSFYEQATTEEIPVDHRLNVHGIVGEFDVPQLLAALGDREIDWDGDLSRYQ, encoded by the coding sequence ATGCGACAGTTCAACGAGAACGTCGACGGCTACTACGACGTGGAGAACCAGCTTCCGCGATACCTCCGGCGGATGGCGGAACCGCAGTTCGAACGCGGCGACGAACGACGAGCGGCGATCGACTCGGTCTCGGCGGCCGAAGCGCACCGCGAGCGCGTCCGCGAGCACTTCTTCGAGGCGATCGGTGGACTGCCCGAGGATCGGACGGACCTGAACGCGACGCGCACCGGCCGACTCGAGTACGACGGCTACGCGGTCGAGACGGTGATCTTCGAGAGCCTGCCCGGGTTCCACGTGACGACGAACGTGTACGTCCCGGACGGCGCGTCGCCCGCCGAACCGCGCCCCGCCGTCCTGTTCGTCTGCGGCCACGCCGCCACCGCGAAGACCGCCGACGGCTACCAGAAGGGGTGTATCGATCTCGCTCGCAACGGTTTCGTCGTCCTCGCGGTGGATCCGATCGGCCAGGGCGAACGCCACCAGTTCTACGATCCCGAGACGGGATCGATCCCCGTCTCCGACGATTCGCGGGACTACCCGCGGGTGAACACCCGCGAGCACACCTACCTCGCCCGCCAGTGCGCGTTCGCCAGGGCGAACGTCGCGCGCTACTTCGTCTGGGACGGCATCCGCGCGCTCGACTACCTCGAGTCGCGTCCGGACGTCGACGCCGACCGACTCGGCGTGACCGGCAACTCCGGGGGCGGGATGCAGACCAGCTACCTCATGCTGGCCGACGACCGGATCGCCGCCGCCGTCCCGTGCTGTTTCATCACCTCGAAGGAGGCGTACATGAAGACCGGCCAGGGACAGGACGGCGAGCAGATCGTCCACCGCGCGATCGACCGCGGGCCCCGCTACGACGATTTCCTGCTGGCGTTCGCCCCGAAACCGGCGCTGATCGGGGCCGCGCAGTCGGACTTCCTCTGCATCGAGGGCACCCGTCAGTCGTACGGGCGAGCCTCGAGGGTCTACGACCGCTACGACGAGGGCGACGCGCTCGATCTCACCGTCGCCGAGTCGACCCACGGCTTCGGCCCGGAGCTCCGCGAGGCGACGGTCAACTGGTTCAGACGCCACCTGCTGGACGAGCCGCCGACGTTCGAGACGGCCGATCCGGCGACCGAGGACCAGGAACGGCTCGAGTGTACCGACGCCGGCGAGGTCAAAGACGCGTTCCCCGACGAGAGAACCGTCGTCGACCTGAACCGCGAGTACGCGAACGCGACCGCGCCGGGGGCAGCGACGGCTCCGGCAGTCGATAACGAGGCGGCGTACGCCCGCCGGCTTCGGTCGCGGCTCGTCGACCGGTTCGACCTCGAGCGCGACCGGCCCGAACTCCACCCGCGGACGATCCAGACCGGGAGCGAAGGGGACGTGACGTGGGAGAAGGTGTTCTTCCTGAGCGAACGGGAGGTCGTCGTCACGGCTATCGTCGTGACCGCGGACGAGGAGGACACCGAAGAGCCGCTCGTCCTGTTGCTCGAGGAGGGCACCGACGAGATCGAGGAGCGACGCGACGTCGTCGCGTCGCTCGCTCGAGACCACGGGACCGTCGTCGTCGCCGATCCCCGCGGCGTCGGCGGCGTTCGCTCGCGAACCGTGAACACGCGACAGCAAAACGGCGGCGGGTACGACGATTACCACGGAACGGTAAACAAGCTCGCTTCGGACGCGCTGATGCTAGGCACGTCGCTGCTCGCGCTGCAGACGTTCGACGTCCTCCGCGCCGTCGAGTACCTTCGATCCCGACTCGACGAGGAGGAAATCGCGATCGAAGGGCACGGACCGTGGGGAATCCACGCGCTGCTCGCCGCGGTCGTCGAGCCGTCGATTCGGACGGTCTCGGCCGTCGAGCCGTTCCCCTCGTTCTACGAGCAGGCCACGACCGAGGAGATCCCGGTCGACCACCGGCTGAACGTTCACGGAATCGTCGGCGAGTTCGACGTCCCGCAGCTCCTTGCGGCGCTCGGCGACCGCGAAATCGACTGGGACGGTGACCTCTCGCGGTATCAGTAA